The bacterium genome contains the following window.
TTTTCAAAGAGTTCTTCGTACCATTGTTTGGAGTTCATATTCTTAAATCCTGATAATTTAGATATAAAGTAAAAAAACATTGAATGACTTTTCACTAATATTGTCTTTAAAAATTTCTTTCATCATTCCTTTCAAATCCTTATTATTGAACAATTTTTTACAAACAAAAAGTAATTATAACCATTGGAATACAAAAACAGCATCATTGAGCAAATAGGCAACACACCGCTTATCAGGCTCAACAAAATCAACAGGGGATTGAAGCCGCAAATTTTTGCAAAGCTTGAATCAGCAAATCCGGGCGGAAGTGTAAAAGACCGCATCGGTTACAATATGATTATTGATGCTGAGCAAAGAGGTGTCTTGCAGCCTGGTGGAACAATTATCGAAGCAACAAGCGGTAACACAGGAATTGGTCTGGCAATTACGGCAGCAGTAAAAGGTTACAGATGTATTTTCGTTGTTACATCAAAAGTGAGTGCAGAAAAAATAAATTATCTGAAAGCACTCGGCGCGGAAGTGATTGTCGTTTCGAATCTTGTGGATCCTGATGACCCGGAATATTACGTGAACGTTGCAAAACGACTTTCAACAGAAATTCCGAATTCATTTTTTGCTTATCAGTATTCCAATCCATCAAATCCTCAAATTCATTACAAAACCACCGGACCTGAAATCTGGCAGCAGACGGATGGCAAAATCACTCATTTTGTTTCAAGCATCGGAACTGGCGGAACGATAAGTGGAACGGGAAGATTTCTGAAAGAAAAAAATCCGAACATACAAGTAATCGGTGCCGATCCGCTTGGCTCTATATTCAAGCATTATAAAGAGACCGGAGAAATTATTAAAGGAACTCCTTATTTGGTTGAAGGAATTGGTCAGGATTGCCTACCTGAGAATGTTCACTTCCAGTACATCGATAGAATATTTAACATAAGCGATAAAGAATCATTCACCGCGGCAAGAAAATTGACTAAAGAAGAAGGAATTTTTTGTGGAGGAAGTACAGGAACGATTGTTCATGTCGCACTGGAAATTTCAAAAGGACTATCGAAAGATGATGTTGTGGTTTTCATAGTTTGTGATACTGGGGAAAGATATCTTTCAAAGGTTCATAACGAAGATTGGCTGAAGCTGAACAGGATGCTGGATACAGAAGTCAGAACTTTACGTGATATTTCAGATAGAAAAAAATCTCTTGGTATCGAAGAGATAGTATCAATTAAAGAAGACGATAAAGTAAAAGATGTTCTAGAGCTGATAACTAAAACAGGTTACACGCATATTCCTGTTATGAAAGGAAAACAATCAATCGGTGCAATCAGGGAAGGGCGATTGCTTTCAAAGCTTGTTGAGGATCCGATGTTGTATAATTCTTTGATTAAAGATGTAATGGAAGAAAGTTTCCCGGTTCTTGAAGCTAAAACAGAACTCGCTGAATTAAAAAAATTGTTCAAAGAACATCCAGCAGTTTTAGTAAGTGATTTTGGATTGGTGACTGATATTATTACGAGATATGATTTAATCAATTTAAACACCTGAACAGCCCCTTTTTTGAATATCGAATATTGATCAAGGAATGTGGAATGATGAATGAAAATAAAAACAGGAAATTTGATCTTGAAGCACGGTTAATTGATTTTGCTGTAATGATAATCGAAATTTCAGAAAGCCTGAATAACACAAGAGCAGGAAATCATATCGAAGGACAATTATTGAGATCTGGAACATCTCCTGCATTACACTATGGAGAAGCGCAGAGTGCTGAATCAAGAAATGATTTCATCCATAAATTGAAAGTTCTTCTTAAAGAGTTGAGAGAAACTTTAGTTGCGTTGAAAATTATTAAAAGAGTGTCATTGACCAGAAAGATGGACTTAGTTGAAAAAGGAATAGTAGAATGTAACGAGCTTATTTTAATCTTTGTAAAAAGTATTGAAACTGCAAAGAAGAACAATTCAAAAAAGTGATTGATTTTGGAATACTTCGAAATTCTAGATTCCTTGTTTGATATTCATTATTCGACTTGAAAAATATTACGTAATAAACTGAAAGATTAAAATTATGGGTTTCTCGACAGACGCAATTCATGCGGGACAAATTCCTGATCCAACAACCGGTGCTGTAATTACACCGCTTTATTTAACATCGACTTATGCTCAGCACGAGCTTGGAAAAAGTAGGGGTTATGAATATGGAAGAACACACAACCTTACCAGGAAAGCATTAGAAAAAAATATTGCAACACTCGAAAAAGGAAAATATGGAATTGCTTTTGCATCCGGACTTGCTGCAACTCACGCATTGATGAGTCTTGTTAAAGCTGGTGATCATATAATTGTATCGAGCAATGTTTATGGTGGAACTTACAGACTTTATGAACTCAATCTAACTAACTACGGATTAGAATATTCCTGGGTTGACACAAGTGATACAAACAACATCGAAAGTGCAATAAGAAAAAACACGAAGATGATTTTCGTTGAAACCCCTACCAATCCTATGTTAATTTTGACTGACTTAAGAGCTGTTTCTGAAATTGCAAGAAAGAACAACCTTATCACTGTCTGTGATAATACATTTATGAGCCCATACTTTCAGAATCCGTTGGAATTGGGAATCGACATAGTTATGCATTCAACAACAAAATATTTGAATGGGCACAGTGATATGGTTGGTGGAATTCTCGTAACAAGTAATGAAAAATATCACTAGAGACTGAGATACATTCAAAATGCTGCTGGCGGAGTTCCATCTCCTTTTGATTGCTGGCTGGTTCTTCGTTCAACAAAAACACTTGCAGTGCGAATGAAACAGCATGAAGAGAATGCAAAAGCTTTTGCCGAATTTCTTTCGAAATCCGGTGCAGCAAAAAAAGTAATTTATCCCGGATTAAAAGATCATCCTCAGCACGAACTTGCAAAAAAACAAATGCGAGGATTCGGAGGAATGGTTTCAGCAGATTTTGGTACTATCGAAAAAGCGAAGAAAGTTTTAAACAATGTTAAGATTTTTACATTAGCTGAAAGTCTCGGCGGAGTTGAAAGTTTAATTTGTCATCCTGCTTCAATGACACACGCAGCAGTTCCGAAAGAAGATAGAGAAAGGTACGGATTTACAGATGCACTCGTACGCTTTTCAGTTGGAATTGAAGATGTAGAAGATTTGATTGCTGATGTTGAAAAGGCACTGGGTAACGTCCACGAATTGTAGTAGACCAATGCAATGCAGCTTTAGAAAGACTGTATCTTATGCAGTTTTCATTTTCGCTCGAGAACGGTTGAATGAAGCAACTTTATTTTCCAATTTCCGTTCTGGCTGATTAGAACTGCGCTTTCAATCCATTTCACCTTGAATAGTTTGTTATTTGAAATTCCGGAAGCTTGGTTTATATAGTACGTCCAAGCGGTATTACCCTCTACTTCCGTTTGTAGAAAATCAATCTTGTTAATTCTTTTAAAGCTCGTGTCTGATCTTCGAGGTAAGAGTCTTTGTATAAGTGAATCCATATTCCAAATTGGTCCGTTTTCGATTATTATGATATCGTCTGTGCAGTAACTCTTTAGTCTATCAATATCCAACCGTGCAATAGCGTCAAAGGCTGCGACAATAGTTTTTTCTGGAAGAAGATCTTGGCTGTTACTTAATAATACCAGAGAAGTAAATAATATAACTATGGCGATTTTTTTCATAAATATAAAGTTTGTAATGAAAATTGAATACAACTAATTAATTCCCGTAATAATAACAATAAAATATCTCGCAAAATTACTGCGGGAAAGCTATTGAAGTAGATCTCATAAAAGATGTTGAATAAGCCCTCAAATAAATTTTTGAACTTATTTCTTTCTCACAATCCAGATATCCTGCGGGATATAATTTCCTTCTGGTTCGCGAGTTTCGTGCTCGAGTATTTCAAAATCTTTGAAAAGTGATTTCATAAATACCGGCGGCTGGTAAGCAGCGAATGTTCTGTGACCTTCTTTTACATTTCCTCTCACGACCAGTTTTCCGGCTTCAAATATTTTTAGCTCTTCACTTGTCAGTTTGGGTTTACAATTTTCTCCGTGCGTAGTCAGGAAAATTATTCCGTTTGGTTTGCAGACTCTTTTTAATTCATTCATCCAAGCATGGTGCATTTCTTCCGATAAATGTGTGAAGACAGAAGTTGCATAAATCACTTCAAAAAAATTGCTTTGAAATTCTAAAAGCGGCTCTAGTTTATTTCTCAAAAAATGAATTCCCGGAATATATTTTTTGCACCACTCAATTGTATTTGAGTTATAGTCTGAGCCATAAATTTCACAACTTTTATCTAGCAGATTTGGAAGATGACGAATAATTCTTGCAGGTCCGCATCCCCATTCAAGTATTTTAACATTTTTCAGCTCGATATGCTTTTCAAAATAATCTATCAGCCATTTTGCTGTGTCGAGACTATCATTGTAGTAATTATCATAATTCATCTGGAATGATTCATAAATCATATAGTCAGGAGGAAGGACCACATCCGGATTTTTTTCTTTAAATGTTTGATTGATTTTACGGTTCTTAAATTTCTGAAAAATGAAATTCAAGTAATCACTTTGATGCATCAGCCGAAGCTTTCTGAGCAGAGTTGTAATATTGGTTTTGTTCATCCCTCTGTACGATTGAATAATTTCCCAATTGATTATCGAATACAAAAATAATATAAACATCATTCATTGTTCGTAGATACCAACAAGTCAGTCTTAATTACACTATAATGAAGGTCATTTTTCATAAATTTGAACTAGAAATAATTTCACTTTTATCAAAGAATGAATATTAAAGTAATACTGTTCCTGACAATCTTAATTTTTTCAGCGAAACATTTCTGTCAAACTGATTCCATAGAAGTTTATTTAATCGATGCGTACTGCACAAGAGAATTGCCGTATACATTCAAATTGTCATTTTATACTAGCGATGTGTGTAAATCAAAAGTGATTTTGGAAGATGAATACGAGTTTGTCGTTTCAAATGAATTAACTGATATGCATAAAGCGGATATTGATATCAGTAATCTGTCATTTGAGGATCAGTTAATAAATTTTATTATTATTTCTGAAACAGAAGACAGTAGAATTTATCAAAGTGAGAAATTTGATTTCGATCTTCCTTATGAACCTCAGATAAAAGAAGGCTCGGACCTTTTTACACTTTGCTTATTCGGTTCCGCAATTTTCCTTTTACCGTATCCGGGATATGTTTATGATGGGGAATCAAGTTATTTCAGTCTAACAAAAGAAATACCTGTACTATCTTTCAGATCAAAAAGCCTAAACTATCCCGCAGGATATTTATCATTGGAATACACTTATGTCTTTAATGCTGAAGATCCAAGTTATCTTCGCACCGGTTACAAACGTTTGTTTGAAGTCTCCACAATTGAATACATTTCACCGGGAATATCATTTTACTCGAACTTCAATATTAACCAGGGAATAAGTCCTGAGATTTCACTTGGTTTGTTTACCATCGAGGAGACTTTCACGTTTTATGCTCGTTACAGGTATAACTTTGCTTTACACAATTCAGGTACCAACTTTCAGGAATTTTATATCGGTCTTTATTCTGCTTTCTTCTCTTTCTACCCTGATTGATAACTTTTATTCTGGAATTATTTCACACCGATTTTTGTTATAGTTAATTGATATCAGAATCATTAATTATCACACATTGAAAACATTTATTTACATACTCTTAATTCTTTCTAGTGGATTTACTGTCGCACAGACAGGAAAACTCAAAGGAAAAGTTACTGATGGCTCATCGGCTATTCCGTTTGTGAATATTATTATTATCGATACAAATTTTGGAACAGCAACCAAACTTGACGGTTCATATGAGATTACAGGAATCCCTGTCGGTACATATGAAGTACGCTATAGTGTTATTGGCTTTGATTCCAAAACATTTGATGTTGAAATAGGGTCAAACAAAATAACAGAATTAAACGTTGAATTATCCGCAAAAGCAATTGAATTACAGAGCGTTGAAGTCACGGATTTTCAAGTCCAGGATCAAAGAGATACAAGAACAAGCTTGATCGATTTAAATCCGCGAGACGCAAAAACTTTACCCGGTGCAGCAGAAGATGTTTTCAGAACACTTCAATCACTTCCGGGTGTTCTTGCCCCAAATGATTTTTCATCTCAGTTAATTGTCAGAGGAAGTGGTCCTGATCAGAATCTTATAATTCTTGATGATGTGGAAGTATTCAATCCATACAGACTTTATGGAGTAGTTAGTATGTTCAATCCGGATGCAGTTGATAATGTAAATCTGATTTCCGGAGGATTCCCTGCAAAATATGGCGACAGACTTTCTGCAGTACTTGATGTAACAAACAAAGAGGGAACCACGACAAAATCACTTGCAGGTAATGTGAACATCTCAATCGTTGATGCTAATCTTGTGCTGGAAGGAAGAAATCCTTTCAACTTGAGAGGCAGCTGGCTTTTCAATACAAGGCGAACTTATTACGATCTTATAATTGAGCCGTTTGTAAAAAGTGCGGGACTAGTTGACGATAATACCAGCTTTCCCAACTTTTACGATTTGCAGGGAAAACTTGTTATTGGTCCTTACAATGGTCATAAGTTTTTATTCAATGGAATTTTGTCGCGGGATGCGGTTAATGTAATGAGCGGAGAAGAAAGAGAAACTCCCGATAGTGTAGGTGTATATAACATAACAAATAATGATCTTGTTTCTGCTGCATGGCATTTCGCTCCAAATCAAAATACATTAAACAAAGTCGTAGTCTCTTGGTACAAAAACAATGGAACAACAGATTTCGATTCACAAATTCTTGATCCTTCTCTTAATCGAAACGCATTTGAAAGTACAATTCCTGATACTTTAGCTCCGTATCTGTTAAGATTTTCTTTCGGCGGCGATTTTATCTATGAGAAATATTCAATCGATGATAAATTCACTTATATTCTGAAAGATCATATCATTGAAGCAGGTGTTGGTGCAGATTTTATGAAGACCACAGTTAATTTTACTTTTGATCTCGATGAACAGCTTGAAGCAGTATTAAATTCAAATCCACAGTTCAGATCTGCACTTGACGATATTAAAGATGTGCAGTATTACAATCGTTACAGAGCATATGTTCAGGATAATTTCAGACTTTCAGAGAAGCTGACTTTTCAGCCAAGTCTAAGATTAGATTATTATAACATTCTTGAAAAAACATATTTAGCTCCGAGAATTTCAATGTCCTATGCTTTTAATGAGTTGACGACTCTTCGTGCTGTTTGGGGATTATATTATCAATCACCCGGATACGAAAAATTCTTTGACCAGGGAACACTTTATGACCTTTCGGACAAATACACTGAAAGCCTTGTTGCAGAAAGAGCAACGCACTATGTGCTCGGAATTGAAAGATGGCTGAGCGGTGAGTGGAGTGCAAGAGTTGAAGGCTATTACAAAGATTTTGATAATCTTTACAGACCTAAAAAACTTCAGGGAGACAGATTTTATACAGAACCAATTCCCGGAAAAGATCCAAGGTTTGCTTCCGGCTGGACTTTACCTGCAACATTTAGCGGAGATTCGTTGACGCAGATTCCGGTAAACTCTTCCTTTGGTGAAGCTTATGGTTTTGAGTTTTTCCTTTCTAAGAAAAATACTTTTTATGAGAGCAGATTTTCAGGCTGGGTTTCGTATGCATTGGCCTTTGCAAACAGGTATGAAAGTGGTATCAAATACCCATTTAATTTTGATCAAAGACATACCGTTAATGTCGTACTAAATTATCAGCTTAATAGCTGGCTGGAGCTTGGAGTAAGATGGCAATACGGTTCTGGTTTTCCCATTAGTCAGCCTGCTGGTGTAAAGCCAAGAATCATTGTTGTTGATCAGGATCTTGATGGAACGCCTGAAACACCTATCATCGCAACAAGAGAAATTAATAACGAAGGCGAGAATCCTGTTATTTTTGATGTTGATTTTGCCGACAGAAAGCTAAACTCCCGAAAACCCGAATATCATCGTTTGGATTTTCGAATCAATGCATTTGCAAGTTGGTGGGATCTTGACTGGACTATCTATCTCGATGTTGTTAACCTTTATAACCGTTCAAATGTGATCGGTTATGATTACTTTGTTGAAGAAAATCTCACACTCGGTAGAGAAACCACAACTATGTTACCAATTATTCCAACACTTGGTTTCAGTGTAAGGTTTTAATTCTTATTTTTCATATAGAAAAAAATCATAATTATACTCTCATTCATCCTCAATGAAAAAATCCATCTTACTCTGGCTGATCGCATTTGTTCTTACTGTTCTGACTGCAGTTTATCAAAGAATGACGGGTCCTACATATCCAATTACCGGTGAAGCGGAAATCGGGAATGAAATTGTTAATTATAAGCTGGACAGAAGTCATGGAGGTGAAGGCGATCATCAAATTGATATTGGGATCAAAGAAGAAAATATTAACGGATTTCTTGTCTGGAAAAGATATAAAACGAACGATGACTGGACGAAAGTTGAAATGATCAGACAGAATGGAAAATTAGTGGGCTATCTTCCGCATCAACCACCTGCAGGAAAATTAATATATCACGTCATCTTGCAGAAGAATAAAGAATCAATTGTAATTCCTGAAAAAGGAGAAGTCATTATCAGGTTTAAAGGTGATGTTCCTGCTGGATTTTTAATTCCTCACATCATTTTTATTTTTGGGGCGATGCTGCTTTCCACAAGAACCGGACTTGAATATTTTAATGAAGGAAAAAAGTTTAAACCATTAACCATCTTCACTTTTATTTTTGTAATTATTGGCGGATTCATTTTTGGACCGATTGTTCAGAAATATGCGTTCGGTGAATTCTGGACAGGATTTCCTTTTGGACACGATCTAACTGATAATAAAATTCTTGTTGGTTTTATCGGATGGCTGTTTGCACTTATTGCAATTTATAAATTCAAAAATCCAAAACGATGGAATGTATTCGCTTCAATCCTGATGTTTGTAATATTTTTAATACCTCACAGTGTTCTTGGCTCAGAGCTTGATTATAATGAGCTTGATGCAAAAACAAATATTGAAAATCAATTTAATCCAGGTGAATAATTGGTCAACCAAATTCAAATATTAACTGTATCAGAATTAACAAAAGAGATTCGGAGAACTCTTGAAGAAAATTTTGAGCAGGTTTCTGTGATCGGTGAAATCTCAAACTTCAAAGCGCATATTTCTGGTCATTGGTATTTCAGTTTAAAAGATGCAGATGCAGTAATCAATTGCACGATGTGGAAAGGATTTAATCAATATGTCTTCTTCACGCCGCAGGATGGAATGAAAATAATTGTGAGCGGTCGTCTTACAGTTTATCCTCCAAGAGGAAGTTATCAGCTTGATATTCGTTCAATGAAACCAGCAGGTCTTGGTGAATTGCAGGAAGCTTTCGAAAAATTAAAAAAGAAACTTGAAGCAGAAGGATTATTTGATGAAAAATTTAAAAAACCAATCCCAACATTCCCGAAGAAAATTGGCATTGTAACTGCAATTGATGGTGCTGCATTCAAAGATTTGATAAGCGTTGCTGAAAGAAGATTTCCTCTTGTTGAAATTGTAATTGCTCCAGCAAGAGTTCAGGGCAGCGGAGCTGCCGAATCTATTGTTAACAGCATTAAACGATTGAACCAAAAACCGGATATTGATGTTATAATTATTGCCCGAGGAGGAGGCTCGATTGAAGATTTATGGGCTTTCAATGAAGAAATTGTAGCAAGGGCTATTTTCAAATCAAGAATCCCGATAATTTCCGGTGTGGGACACGAAGTTGATTTTACCATCGCTGATTATGTTGCTGATCTTCGTGCACCAACACCTTCTGTTGCAATGGAATTAGCAACTCCTGATGTGAGTGAGATTCAGAATTTTGTTTTACAGTTTTTATCAACATCATTACAAACTATTGATCAAATTATCGATGACAAAAAGGAAGATGTTGCCGCTTTCTCAGGATCGTATGGTTTTAAACTTCCAATGGACATGCTCGCTCGAAAAAATCAGCAGGTTGATTCTGCAGTTTCAAAAATAAATCATAACATCCGGAAGCATTTAATGATTTACGATAACAGAATTTCCTTGCTTGCCAAATCACTTGAATCATACGATGTTCAGAGGGTTTTGAAGCGGGGTTTTGTTTTAGTGAAGCAGAACTCTAAATTTGTTACAAGGGCTTCAGTTTTTAATAAAGAAAATAAAGCTCACTTGAAATTTTATGATGGGGAAATAACGACCCGTTAAATCTTTATGACAAAGAAAAAAGCAAAAAGTAATTTTGAACAGGATTTCTCACGACTTGAAGAAATAAGCCGTATTCTTGAAGAAGATAATGTAGAATTGGAAGAAGCAATTTCTCTTTTTGAAGAAGGAGTGAAACTTTCAAAATCATGTTTGAAAACATTAAAAGAAGCTGAGCTAAAAATTACCGAGCTTAAAAGTGAGCTTGGCAAAATAACTGAAGCAGAAGAAGATTAATTTGGTATAGCAAGGAGGATTATCCTTTAAATGAATGATGAACAAAAATATCCGGTTCTTTCAAAAGTAAATTATCCCTCAGATATCCGTCAGCTTTCATTACCGCAATTGAAGCAGCTGTGCACTGATATTCGCGAATATATGGTTGATACTATTTCTGAAATCGGTGGACATTTCGGCGGCGGACTCGGTACGGTTGAACTGACAGTAGCTATACATAAAGTATTCAATACTCCGCACGATCTTGTTGTCTGGGATACCGGTCACCAGGCATACCCGCATAAAATTCTAACAGGAAGAAAAGAAGCCTTAAATAAAATTCGTCAGTTGGGAGGCATCAGCGGATTTTTAAAACGCTCCGAGAGCGAGTACGATGCATTCGGTGCGGGACATGCTTCTACTTCAATATCTGCTGCATTGGGAATGGCGACAGCAAAAGAACACACTAAAGTCGATAAAAAAGTTGTTGCAGTTATTGGTGATGGTGCAATGACAGGTGGTATGGCATACGAAGCAATGAATAATTCAGGTGTATTGAAAACTGATCTCATCGTTGTGTTGAATGATAACAATATGTCCATTGCTCCAAATGTTTGGCAGATATCAAATTATTTTACGGAAATGATATCTCATCCCGACTACAATAAATTCAAAGGACAAATCTGGGATCTGACAGGTAAACTTGATCAGTTCGGAGACAGAATGAGAAAAATTGCTGTCAGACTTGAGCATGGAATTAAAGCAGTTATAACTCCGGGTATGCTTTTCGAAGCATTGGGCTTTAGATATTTTGGTCCTGTCAATGGTCACAATCTTCACCAGACTATTAAAATATTCGAGCAGGTAAAAGATTTAAAAGGTCCAATTCTGATCCACGCAATAACACAAAAGGGCAAAGGATATAAACCGGCTGAAAGTCACATTCAAAGACTTCATGCATCAACTCCTTTCGATAAATTGACAGGTCAAGCTCATAAAAAAGCAAATGAGCCTGTTGCTTACACAAAAATTTTCGGTAATTCTCTTGTTGAAATCATCGAGAAGAATCCAAAGGTAGTTGGAATCACTGCTGCTATGCCTGATGGAACCGGACTTGATATTCTGAAAGAAAAAATTCCATCAAACTATTATGATGTTGGTATAGCAGAAGAACATGCCGTAACATTTGCTGCGGGACTTTCTACGCAGGGAATAATTCCTGTTATTGCTATTTATTCAACATTTCTGCAGAGAGCGATCGATCAGATAATTCACGATGTAGCTCTTCAAAAATTACACGTTGTTTTTGTTCTTGACAGAGCAGGATTGGTTGGCGCAGATGGTCCAACCCATCATGGAACATTCGATCTAGCTTACTTAAGAATAATTCCCGGAATGGTGATAATGGCTCCGAAAGATGAAGCCGAATTACGGAATATGGTTTACACTGCCATTGAACATTGTGAAGGTCCGGTTGCTGTTCGATATCCGAGAGGTTCTGCCCTCGGGGTAAATCTGGAACCAGGTTTTAGAAAGATTGAAATCGGCAAAGCGGAAAAGCTGACAGATGGAGATGATATCGCAATACTTGCTGTTGGTTCGATGGTTAACTATACTCAAAAAGCCGCTGCATTACTTAAAGAAAATGGTATTAATGCTGAACTAATTAATATGAGATTTATAAAGCCACTTGATGAGCAAATGCTTGACGAGGTTGCCGTTAAGCATGAAAAGATTGTTACTATCGAAGAGAATAATCTGCCCGGTGGTTTTGGTTCTGCAGTTTCAGAATATTTCATTGATAAAAATTATAAGAATGATTTTCTTCGCATTGGCATTCCCGATAAATTCATCGATCACGGAACACAAGCTGAACTTCATAAGCAAATTTCGATTGACCCAATGGGCATCGTATCACAGATCACATCATTCCTGAAAAATACCAAGTCAACCGAGAAAGTATCTTACTAATGGAAAAAACGAAAGTTGCTGTCGTTGGACTTGGAAGTGTTGCACAAATGGTTCATCTTCCTAACCTGATGAAAATCAAAAACGCAGAGGTAACTTCTGTAGCGGAGATAAATAAAAACCGATTGCATTCTGTTGCAGATAAATATAACATTAAGAAAAGATATACTAACTATACCGATCTGCTCAAAAACAATGAAGTTGATGCAGTTATTATTTCAACACCCACTCATCTTCACAAACAGATGGCAATTGATTGTCTGAATGCTGGTAAAGATGTTCTTGTTGAAAAACCACTTGCCCGAAACAGTGAAGAGGGTAAAGCAATCGTTGATTGTGCGATTAAGAATAACAGAAAACTTATGGTTGGAATGAATTTGCGTTATAGACCAGATTGTATGTTAATAAGGAGTCTTATTGATGCAGGTGATATCGGAAATCCTTTTTATATTAAGTGTGGATGGATAAGAAAGCAGAGCAGTTCCGAAAAATGGTTTAACAAAAGGGAAGAGGCCGGCGGAGGAGTGATTCTTGACCTTGGTGTTAATCTGATTGATTTAGCCCTGTGGTTAGCAGATTATCCGAAAGCATTATCAGTCTCAACAAAAAATTACTACCATCGTTCAGGCAAACTTGAG
Protein-coding sequences here:
- a CDS encoding 1-deoxy-D-xylulose-5-phosphate synthase, giving the protein MNDEQKYPVLSKVNYPSDIRQLSLPQLKQLCTDIREYMVDTISEIGGHFGGGLGTVELTVAIHKVFNTPHDLVVWDTGHQAYPHKILTGRKEALNKIRQLGGISGFLKRSESEYDAFGAGHASTSISAALGMATAKEHTKVDKKVVAVIGDGAMTGGMAYEAMNNSGVLKTDLIVVLNDNNMSIAPNVWQISNYFTEMISHPDYNKFKGQIWDLTGKLDQFGDRMRKIAVRLEHGIKAVITPGMLFEALGFRYFGPVNGHNLHQTIKIFEQVKDLKGPILIHAITQKGKGYKPAESHIQRLHASTPFDKLTGQAHKKANEPVAYTKIFGNSLVEIIEKNPKVVGITAAMPDGTGLDILKEKIPSNYYDVGIAEEHAVTFAAGLSTQGIIPVIAIYSTFLQRAIDQIIHDVALQKLHVVFVLDRAGLVGADGPTHHGTFDLAYLRIIPGMVIMAPKDEAELRNMVYTAIEHCEGPVAVRYPRGSALGVNLEPGFRKIEIGKAEKLTDGDDIAILAVGSMVNYTQKAAALLKENGINAELINMRFIKPLDEQMLDEVAVKHEKIVTIEENNLPGGFGSAVSEYFIDKNYKNDFLRIGIPDKFIDHGTQAELHKQISIDPMGIVSQITSFLKNTKSTEKVSY
- a CDS encoding Gfo/Idh/MocA family oxidoreductase → MEKTKVAVVGLGSVAQMVHLPNLMKIKNAEVTSVAEINKNRLHSVADKYNIKKRYTNYTDLLKNNEVDAVIISTPTHLHKQMAIDCLNAGKDVLVEKPLARNSEEGKAIVDCAIKNNRKLMVGMNLRYRPDCMLIRSLIDAGDIGNPFYIKCGWIRKQSSSEKWFNKREEAGGGVILDLGVNLIDLALWLADYPKALSVSTKNYYHRSGKLEDTSISFIRCEKSVTISIEASWSLSEEKDIFYANVYGTKGSIGANPFKLIKVYDDEHIDLGSTYNDSPTEAFKKSYLNELKSFIGAIRGLNPIFSSGDEAIQMLTIAESMYQSAEKDKEIKIAF